One [Clostridium] saccharolyticum WM1 DNA segment encodes these proteins:
- the dcm gene encoding DNA cytosine methyltransferase, translated as MTFLDLFAGIGGFRRGLERSGHTCVGHVEIDKYANKSYMAMYELAPCPYREDAGSNFSMMCKPEVRKNCDGKNCTGEWYAKDIKQIRAGEIPKAEIWTFGFPCTDISIAGRMEGLRGSRSGLFFTVVGLLKSASPENRPQRLIVENVKHLLSSENGGAFTTVLAELWEAGYDCEWQAVNSKHFGVPQHRERVYLVGHFGGIRGRKVFPIGGANTAPVKQLIGGSQGKRVYDINGVSVTLTAEGGGFAGRTGLYAVSVNRKEGIIEAINQAHTLTASDTRGLNRNQDQNAVLSEIAPCAAFTAFNQDIKQSDHAGGIVCLGNTNPSGNGMNGNVYGTQGLSPTLTTNKGEGLNVAVPAQIHTCAAFIDMNEDAELTQNARCIRARQYSGIGNHRGETSGVFLCHGHPDCVMAVITPDRMEKRQNGRRFKEPGEPSFTLTTQDQHGILLCCCEGWKDGLPIREDKKDGCTMAYPGDGINLAYPNSHRSRGRVGRQCSQTLMTGGSMGVLLCCRIRRLTPRECWRLQAFEDYLFERAKAAGISDAQLYRQAGNAVTVNIVYEIGVRLPGGCL; from the coding sequence TTGACGTTTCTTGACCTTTTTGCAGGAATCGGCGGATTCCGTAGAGGTCTCGAAAGAAGCGGACATACCTGTGTCGGTCATGTCGAAATTGATAAATATGCAAATAAAAGCTATATGGCAATGTACGAGCTTGCACCTTGTCCTTATCGGGAAGATGCAGGCTCTAATTTTTCTATGATGTGTAAACCGGAGGTGAGAAAAAACTGTGATGGGAAAAACTGCACAGGCGAATGGTACGCCAAAGACATTAAACAAATCCGAGCAGGAGAAATTCCAAAAGCTGAAATCTGGACTTTTGGATTTCCTTGCACTGACATTTCCATCGCAGGACGCATGGAAGGTCTTAGAGGAAGCCGAAGCGGACTGTTTTTTACAGTCGTTGGCCTGCTCAAAAGCGCGAGTCCCGAAAATCGACCCCAGCGGCTTATCGTTGAGAATGTTAAGCATCTGCTGTCAAGCGAGAATGGCGGGGCATTTACCACCGTTCTCGCTGAACTATGGGAAGCTGGGTATGACTGCGAATGGCAGGCCGTCAATTCAAAGCATTTCGGCGTTCCCCAGCACAGGGAGCGAGTGTACCTTGTTGGACATTTTGGAGGAATCCGTGGACGAAAGGTATTTCCTATCGGCGGAGCAAACACGGCGCCTGTTAAGCAGCTTATCGGCGGAAGCCAAGGAAAACGGGTCTACGACATAAACGGTGTTTCCGTGACTCTGACAGCGGAGGGCGGCGGTTTTGCCGGACGTACAGGGCTTTATGCCGTGTCCGTCAACCGCAAAGAAGGAATTATCGAGGCTATCAATCAGGCCCATACCCTGACCGCCAGCGACACCCGTGGTCTAAACCGCAATCAGGATCAAAATGCTGTGCTGTCAGAGATTGCACCCTGTGCGGCGTTCACCGCCTTCAATCAAGATATCAAGCAGAGCGATCATGCGGGAGGTATTGTCTGCTTGGGCAATACCAATCCGAGCGGCAATGGTATGAATGGAAACGTATACGGTACGCAAGGCCTTTCACCAACACTCACGACGAATAAGGGAGAGGGATTAAATGTCGCCGTTCCTGCACAAATCCATACTTGTGCCGCTTTTATTGATATGAATGAGGATGCGGAGCTGACGCAAAACGCCCGGTGTATCCGGGCAAGGCAATATTCAGGCATTGGCAACCACCGGGGGGAAACCTCCGGTGTCTTTTTATGCCACGGACACCCGGACTGCGTGATGGCAGTTATCACTCCCGACCGCATGGAAAAGCGGCAGAACGGCAGACGGTTCAAAGAGCCGGGAGAACCCAGCTTTACACTGACAACGCAGGATCAGCACGGCATCCTGCTGTGCTGCTGTGAGGGGTGGAAAGACGGTCTGCCTATCAGAGAGGATAAAAAAGACGGCTGCACAATGGCGTATCCCGGCGACGGAATCAATCTGGCCTATCCCAACAGCCATAGGAGCAGAGGGCGTGTCGGCCGCCAGTGTTCCCAAACCCTGATGACAGGCGGGAGCATGGGCGTTCTCCTATGCTGCCGTATCCGCAGGCTGACGCCGAGAGAGTGCTGGCGGCTGCAAGCCTTTGAGGACTACCTGTTTGAACGTGCAAAAGCGGCAGGCATCAGCGATGCCCAGCTTTACCGACAGGCTGGAAATGCCGTTACGGTCAATATTGTCTATGAGATTGGGGTGCGCCTGCCGGGTGGCTGCCTATGA
- a CDS encoding conjugal transfer protein TrbL family protein: MEVILVLLIVAILNGAVIFIDEMLSGLVPMTLNADQYMTAVGGGSMVSVLFDILLGFGVSLIILKFLKKGFECYVMWTDGDPDAEPAYLVIRFIQAIAVAVCFPVMYGWLAEITQSLTDELMAAISASTGYNWQAWVNGISSLGLVTAIFGLVFVICYFVLYFQFLMRGLEIMILRIGLPLACVGLLDSDKGIFKTYINKFFQTTFAVVVQICLCKLGVGMMMNVSIMNIFWGIACIVLAIKTPRFLSEFMVPTGGGGAGVINNMYHSVRLVGMAKGMVK; encoded by the coding sequence TTGGAAGTAATTCTTGTACTGCTGATTGTTGCGATTCTAAACGGCGCGGTGATATTCATTGATGAAATGCTCTCCGGTCTTGTTCCCATGACATTAAACGCCGACCAGTACATGACGGCGGTAGGCGGCGGCAGTATGGTGAGCGTGCTGTTTGATATTCTGCTGGGCTTTGGCGTGTCCCTCATTATCCTCAAATTTCTGAAAAAAGGATTTGAGTGCTATGTCATGTGGACGGACGGCGACCCGGACGCAGAACCGGCCTATTTGGTCATTCGTTTTATCCAGGCCATTGCCGTGGCGGTCTGCTTTCCGGTCATGTACGGCTGGCTTGCCGAGATCACGCAAAGCCTGACGGATGAACTGATGGCGGCAATCAGCGCAAGCACAGGCTATAACTGGCAGGCTTGGGTAAACGGGATCAGCTCACTCGGACTGGTGACAGCCATTTTCGGGTTGGTTTTCGTGATATGCTACTTTGTGCTGTATTTCCAATTCCTGATGAGAGGGCTGGAAATTATGATTCTGCGCATTGGCCTGCCTCTTGCCTGCGTCGGCTTACTGGACAGCGACAAGGGCATTTTCAAGACCTATATCAATAAATTCTTTCAGACCACCTTTGCGGTGGTGGTGCAGATATGCCTTTGCAAGCTGGGTGTCGGCATGATGATGAATGTAAGCATAATGAATATCTTTTGGGGCATTGCCTGCATCGTGCTTGCCATCAAGACCCCTCGTTTCCTCAGTGAGTTTATGGTTCCCACCGGCGGAGGCGGCGCAGGTGTCATCAACAATATGTATCATTCCGTCCGCCTTGTGGGTATGGCAAAGGGTATGGTCAAGTAA
- a CDS encoding SpoVG family protein — translation MKVTAKIVAHLSDEGRLKAIATVCLNNEFLITGVRIVECEKGPCVFMPSRKTNAGDYRDICFPITPELHGQIKDTVLEVYHSQGEETVPAE, via the coding sequence ATGAAAGTAACCGCTAAAATCGTTGCGCATTTGAGTGACGAAGGCAGACTCAAGGCCATTGCCACGGTCTGCTTGAACAACGAGTTTCTGATTACCGGGGTGCGCATTGTCGAATGCGAAAAAGGCCCCTGCGTATTTATGCCCAGCAGGAAAACCAATGCCGGGGATTACCGGGACATTTGCTTTCCCATCACGCCGGAGCTGCATGGTCAAATCAAAGACACCGTGCTGGAGGTTTACCATAGCCAAGGGGAAGAAACGGTCCCGGCAGAGTAA
- a CDS encoding DUF6133 family protein, with translation MAVVWKLQQLKAKSGAVLAQQSGEGFVDTALKILISVVIGALLLAGLYMLFNDTVLPTLVERVKELFNYRG, from the coding sequence ATGGCGGTCGTTTGGAAGCTCCAGCAACTCAAAGCAAAATCCGGTGCGGTTCTTGCCCAGCAGTCCGGCGAGGGCTTTGTGGACACTGCCCTCAAGATTTTGATTTCTGTGGTGATCGGCGCCCTCCTTCTGGCCGGGCTTTATATGCTGTTCAACGACACTGTACTGCCTACGCTGGTTGAGCGCGTCAAAGAGCTTTTCAATTACAGAGGGTAA
- a CDS encoding Mbov_0395 family pilin-like conjugal transfer protein — translation MKVKMEQMIKKIRAKGKAVSAVALTAFLMLQNSTVAYAAGIGDSQIAKGTEKLIQDATTWLMILAPVVAGLLIIYFCIRRSAADEMDQKKWNNRIVVAIVSCIGAVLGSATLNIIIGYYQ, via the coding sequence GTGAAAGTGAAGATGGAACAGATGATTAAAAAAATCAGAGCCAAAGGTAAGGCGGTGAGTGCAGTAGCGCTCACCGCTTTTCTCATGCTTCAAAACAGCACGGTGGCCTATGCCGCCGGGATTGGCGACAGCCAGATAGCCAAGGGTACGGAAAAGCTCATTCAGGACGCCACCACATGGCTGATGATTCTGGCTCCCGTGGTGGCGGGTCTGCTCATTATCTATTTCTGTATCAGGCGAAGCGCAGCGGACGAGATGGATCAGAAAAAATGGAACAACCGCATTGTGGTTGCGATTGTGTCCTGCATCGGTGCGGTGCTGGGCAGCGCCACCCTCAATATCATCATCGGCTATTACCAGTAA